In Pseudomonas alcaliphila JAB1, a single window of DNA contains:
- a CDS encoding methyl-accepting chemotaxis protein has product MSLRNLSIAPRAALGFGLVALLVLLLGAFSLLQMSEMRKQSEAVDQDWLPSMMALGEVSQDILRLRAVTLRLMLSREPDELQRNLRLADELRTELSAADSSYQKLISGSEERSLYEVFRRAEAAYLQEQGKIVAFIRQGNFDDAIAVTRGTLNQHADDMARALTDLSELNRKGAIEAARKAGQVFDSARTWVVVMMALAALATVGLALLLTRSIVAPLKEAVRLAEVVASGDLTQSIHVEGRDEPARLLNALKSMQQSLRNTIQSIADSSNQLASASEELHAVTEDSTRGLHQQNTEIEQAATAVNEMTAAVEEVARNAVSTSEASRESNATAQQGREQVRQTVSSISQLADDVNGTAGEVEKLAERVREISKVLDVIRSIAEQTNLLALNAAIEAARAGDAGRGFAVVADEVRALAHRTQQSTQEIEQMIGAIQSGTDQAVGSMQSSNSRARSTLEVAQAAGTALELITQAISSINERNLVIASASEEQAQVAREVDRNLVNIRDLSLQSSAGANQTSAASQELSRLAIDLNNLVARFKV; this is encoded by the coding sequence ATGTCGCTGCGTAATCTTTCTATCGCACCACGGGCTGCTTTGGGATTCGGTCTAGTAGCTTTGCTGGTGTTGCTGCTTGGGGCTTTTTCGCTGTTGCAGATGAGCGAGATGCGCAAGCAGTCCGAGGCAGTCGATCAGGATTGGCTGCCAAGTATGATGGCGCTGGGGGAGGTCAGCCAGGACATCCTGCGTCTGCGTGCCGTGACGCTGCGGCTGATGCTCAGTCGTGAGCCTGATGAGCTTCAGAGGAACCTGCGCCTTGCCGATGAACTGCGTACTGAGTTGAGTGCGGCTGACTCTTCGTATCAAAAGCTTATCTCCGGTAGTGAGGAGCGTAGCCTTTACGAGGTTTTTCGCCGAGCCGAAGCGGCCTACTTGCAGGAACAGGGCAAGATCGTTGCCTTCATTCGCCAAGGTAACTTCGACGATGCCATTGCCGTGACCCGTGGCACGCTTAATCAACATGCCGATGATATGGCGCGTGCTCTAACTGATCTTTCCGAGCTGAACCGCAAGGGCGCTATCGAGGCAGCTCGCAAGGCTGGGCAGGTGTTCGATTCGGCGCGTACTTGGGTAGTGGTGATGATGGCACTGGCGGCGCTGGCTACCGTGGGCCTGGCACTGCTGCTGACCCGTAGCATCGTCGCGCCGCTGAAGGAGGCGGTACGTCTTGCCGAGGTAGTGGCGTCGGGTGATCTGACCCAGAGCATCCACGTCGAGGGCCGTGACGAGCCGGCACGGCTGCTAAACGCCCTGAAAAGCATGCAGCAGAGCCTGCGTAACACCATTCAGAGCATCGCCGACTCGTCCAATCAACTGGCGTCGGCATCCGAAGAATTGCATGCGGTGACCGAGGATTCGACTCGCGGCCTGCATCAGCAGAATACCGAGATCGAACAGGCCGCTACGGCAGTCAACGAGATGACTGCCGCGGTCGAAGAGGTCGCGCGCAATGCTGTGAGCACCTCCGAGGCATCGCGCGAATCCAATGCTACGGCGCAGCAGGGGCGCGAGCAGGTGCGCCAGACCGTGAGCTCGATCAGTCAACTGGCCGATGATGTAAACGGCACCGCGGGTGAGGTCGAGAAGTTGGCCGAGCGGGTCCGTGAGATCAGCAAGGTGCTTGACGTGATCCGCTCCATCGCCGAGCAGACCAACCTGTTGGCGCTCAACGCTGCCATCGAGGCGGCGCGGGCCGGTGATGCGGGACGAGGCTTCGCTGTGGTGGCTGACGAGGTGCGTGCGCTGGCGCATCGCACTCAGCAATCCACCCAGGAGATCGAGCAGATGATCGGTGCCATTCAAAGCGGCACCGATCAGGCGGTCGGTTCGATGCAGAGCAGCAACAGTCGCGCCCGTTCCACCCTTGAAGTGGCCCAGGCTGCGGGCACGGCGCTGGAGTTGATCACTCAGGCGATCTCCTCGATCAACGAGCGCAACCTGGTGATTGCCAGTGCGTCGGAAGAGCAGGCTCAGGTGGCGAGGGAAGTGGATCGCAATCTGGTCAATATTCGCGATCTGTCGCTGCAGAGTTCGGCGGGTGCCAACCAGACCAGTGCGGCTAGCCAGGAGCTGTCACGTCTGGCGATCGACCTGAACAACCTGGTAGCGCGCTTCAAGGTCTGA
- the fabB gene encoding beta-ketoacyl-ACP synthase I, translated as MRRVVITGLGIVSCLGNDKEAVAGSLRAGKSGIRFNPSYAEMGLRSHVSGSVNLNLEELIDRKLFRFMGDAAAYAYLSMEQAIKDSGLSEEQISNPRTGLIAGSGGASTVNQMEAIDTLREKGVKRIGPYRVTRTMGSTVSACLATPFKIKGVNFSISSACATSAHCIGQAMEQIQLGKQDVVFAGGGEEEHWSQSCLFDAMGALSTQYNETPEKASRAYDAKRDGFVIAGGGGMVVVEELEHALARGAKIYAEIVGYGATSDGYDMVAPSGEGAIRCMQQALATVDTPIDYLNTHGTSTPVGDVAEIKGVRAVFGDKAPAISSTKSLSGHSLGAAGVQEAIYCMLMMEGNFIAASANIDELDPDVADMPIQLSTVENAKLDTVMSNSFGFGGTNATLVLKRWAGK; from the coding sequence ATGCGTCGTGTAGTGATCACCGGTCTGGGCATCGTTTCCTGCCTGGGCAATGACAAAGAAGCCGTTGCCGGCAGCCTTCGCGCGGGCAAATCAGGCATCCGTTTCAACCCCTCCTACGCCGAAATGGGCCTGCGTAGTCATGTCTCCGGTTCGGTCAACCTGAATCTGGAAGAGCTGATCGACCGCAAACTGTTCCGCTTCATGGGCGACGCTGCGGCTTACGCCTATCTGTCGATGGAACAGGCGATCAAGGACTCCGGCCTCAGCGAAGAGCAGATTTCCAATCCGCGCACCGGCCTGATCGCCGGTTCCGGTGGCGCTTCCACCGTCAACCAGATGGAAGCCATTGATACCCTGCGCGAAAAAGGCGTCAAGCGCATCGGCCCATACCGCGTGACCCGCACCATGGGCAGCACCGTATCGGCGTGCCTGGCGACTCCGTTCAAGATCAAGGGCGTCAACTTCTCCATCTCCTCGGCCTGCGCCACCAGCGCGCATTGCATCGGCCAGGCCATGGAGCAGATCCAACTGGGCAAACAGGACGTGGTCTTCGCCGGTGGCGGCGAAGAAGAGCACTGGAGCCAGAGCTGCCTGTTCGACGCCATGGGCGCCCTCTCCACCCAGTACAACGAAACCCCGGAGAAGGCCTCGCGTGCCTACGACGCCAAGCGTGACGGTTTCGTCATCGCCGGTGGTGGCGGCATGGTCGTGGTCGAGGAGCTGGAACACGCTCTGGCCCGCGGCGCCAAGATCTACGCGGAAATCGTCGGTTACGGCGCGACCAGCGATGGCTACGACATGGTCGCCCCGAGCGGTGAAGGTGCGATCCGCTGCATGCAGCAGGCGCTGGCCACCGTCGACACCCCGATCGACTACCTCAACACCCACGGCACCTCGACTCCGGTTGGCGACGTTGCGGAAATCAAAGGCGTGCGCGCCGTATTCGGCGACAAGGCCCCGGCCATCAGCTCGACCAAGAGCCTGTCCGGCCACAGCCTCGGCGCTGCCGGCGTGCAGGAAGCGATCTACTGCATGCTGATGATGGAAGGCAACTTCATCGCCGCGTCGGCCAACATCGACGAGCTCGACCCGGACGTGGCCGACATGCCGATCCAGCTCAGCACCGTCGAGAACGCCAAGCTCGATACCGTGATGAGCAACAGCTTCGGCTTCGGTGGCACCAACGCCACCCTGGTGCTCAAGCGCTGGGCCGGCAAGTAA
- the fabA gene encoding 3-hydroxyacyl-[acyl-carrier-protein] dehydratase FabA yields the protein MTRQNAYTREDLLACSRGELFGPGNAQLPAPNMLMIDRIAHISETGGKYGKGEIVAELDINPDLWFFGCHFEGDPVMPGCLGLDAMWQLVGFYLGWQGNPGRGRALGSGEVKFFGQVLPTAKKVTYNIHIKRTISRSLILGIADGTVAVDGREIYSAEGLRVGLFTSTDSF from the coding sequence ATGACAAGACAAAACGCCTACACCCGGGAAGATCTGCTCGCCTGCAGCCGCGGCGAACTGTTCGGCCCGGGGAACGCGCAACTGCCCGCCCCAAACATGCTGATGATCGATCGCATCGCTCACATCAGCGAAACCGGCGGCAAGTACGGCAAGGGCGAAATCGTCGCTGAGCTCGATATCAATCCGGACCTGTGGTTCTTCGGCTGCCACTTCGAGGGCGACCCGGTCATGCCGGGCTGCCTCGGTCTCGACGCCATGTGGCAACTGGTCGGCTTCTACCTCGGCTGGCAAGGCAACCCGGGCCGCGGCCGTGCCCTGGGTAGCGGCGAAGTGAAATTCTTCGGTCAGGTACTGCCGACCGCCAAGAAAGTCACCTACAACATTCACATCAAGCGCACCATCAGCCGCTCGCTGATCCTCGGCATCGCCGATGGCACCGTAGCCGTCGACGGTCGCGAAATTTATAGCGCCGAAGGCCTGCGCGTCGGCCTGTTCACCTCCACCGACAGTTTCTGA
- a CDS encoding ATP-binding protein translates to MNQRRGWNIHTRTQLISVGPALLLTLLLTGFLTFTRLQDLRLEQGHIGQLIANQLAPATEYGVLNDNLDTLESLLRATLGTPDVRFAEVRDRDDNILVYVERPKEQGHSTPQVEVFQAPIRLQGQPAHTQALPPLGKALGDGYLGRVVVGMSNDTFNTRQQEILFKAGILSLLALLLTFLLARRLARRLALPLSAMGQALERIQNGDYRPSLIERGNDELTDLARHINNLACALEQSGREQQQAIAELIQAREESEQANRAKSDFLAMMSHELRTPMNGVLGMLQLLETTSLNDEQNEYAALATESTEHLLKVINDILDFSRIERGALELEAIPFGLLELLQGSVQVFQHSAQQRGLQLLLETQPGLDQLEVRGDPTRIRQILVNLIGNALKFTEEGQIRVETRWQKLDDQVLWFTCAVRDSGIGIDDERLEHMFDAFQQADTSISRRYGGTGLGLPIARTLAERMGGTLRAESQLGTGSVFTLEIPLPFLARNEPVQSSDTQNLGSGEGQSVLLVEDNPVNQTVIEAMLRSLGYQVSLVGDGQQAVQNCSRHDYAAILMDCRLPLMDGYEATRQIRQLQQCQQVPIIALTANALQGDREACLEAGMNDYLAKPFKRADLQRILLRWLPARP, encoded by the coding sequence ATGAACCAGCGTCGCGGCTGGAACATTCACACCCGCACTCAGCTGATCAGTGTCGGCCCTGCCCTGCTGCTGACCCTCCTGCTGACCGGTTTTCTCACCTTCACCCGCCTGCAGGACCTGCGCCTGGAGCAGGGTCATATCGGCCAGTTGATCGCCAACCAGTTGGCGCCAGCCACCGAGTACGGCGTGCTCAACGACAACCTCGACACGCTGGAAAGCCTGCTGCGTGCCACCCTCGGCACCCCCGACGTGCGTTTCGCTGAAGTGCGTGACCGCGACGACAATATTCTGGTGTATGTCGAACGGCCCAAGGAACAAGGCCATAGCACGCCGCAGGTCGAGGTGTTCCAGGCACCGATTCGCCTGCAGGGCCAGCCTGCCCATACGCAAGCGCTGCCACCCTTGGGCAAGGCACTCGGCGACGGCTACCTGGGCCGGGTAGTGGTGGGTATGTCCAACGACACCTTCAATACGCGCCAGCAGGAAATACTGTTCAAGGCCGGTATTCTGTCGCTGCTGGCGCTACTGCTGACCTTCCTCCTCGCCAGACGCCTGGCCAGGCGTCTGGCGCTGCCGCTGAGCGCCATGGGCCAAGCCCTGGAACGCATCCAGAACGGCGATTATCGCCCCTCGCTGATCGAGCGTGGCAATGACGAACTGACCGACCTCGCCCGGCATATCAACAACCTCGCCTGCGCCCTCGAGCAGAGCGGTCGCGAGCAGCAACAGGCGATTGCCGAATTGATCCAGGCGCGCGAGGAATCCGAGCAGGCCAACCGGGCCAAGTCCGACTTCCTGGCCATGATGAGCCACGAACTGCGCACGCCCATGAATGGCGTGCTGGGCATGCTGCAACTGCTGGAAACCACCAGCCTGAACGACGAGCAGAACGAGTACGCCGCATTGGCCACCGAGTCCACCGAGCACCTGCTCAAGGTGATCAACGACATTCTCGACTTCTCGCGGATCGAGCGCGGCGCCCTGGAGCTCGAAGCCATCCCCTTCGGCCTGCTGGAGCTGCTGCAAGGCTCGGTGCAGGTATTCCAGCACAGCGCTCAGCAGCGCGGCCTGCAACTGCTGCTGGAAACCCAGCCAGGTCTGGACCAGTTGGAGGTACGCGGCGACCCCACACGCATCCGACAGATTCTGGTCAACCTGATCGGCAACGCATTGAAGTTCACCGAAGAAGGCCAGATTCGCGTGGAAACCCGCTGGCAGAAGCTGGACGACCAGGTGCTGTGGTTCACCTGCGCCGTGCGCGACAGCGGCATCGGCATCGACGACGAGCGCCTGGAGCATATGTTCGATGCTTTCCAGCAGGCGGACACGTCGATTTCCCGCCGCTACGGCGGCACCGGCCTCGGCCTGCCGATCGCCCGCACCCTGGCCGAGCGCATGGGCGGCACCCTGCGCGCGGAAAGCCAACTGGGCACAGGCTCGGTGTTTACCCTGGAAATACCGCTGCCCTTTCTGGCCCGCAACGAACCCGTACAAAGCAGTGACACTCAAAACCTGGGTAGCGGCGAGGGTCAGTCGGTGTTGCTGGTGGAGGACAATCCGGTCAACCAGACGGTCATCGAGGCCATGTTGCGCAGCCTGGGCTATCAGGTCAGCCTGGTCGGCGATGGTCAGCAGGCCGTACAGAACTGCAGCCGACACGATTACGCCGCTATCCTGATGGACTGCAGGCTGCCCCTGATGGACGGTTACGAGGCGACGCGGCAGATCCGCCAGCTCCAGCAATGCCAGCAGGTACCGATCATCGCCCTGACCGCCAATGCCCTGCAGGGCGACCGCGAAGCCTGCCTGGAAGCGGGAATGAACGATTACCTGGCAAAACCATTCAAACGTGCAGATTTGCAACGCATTCTGCTGCGCTGGCTGCCAGCCCGACCATAG
- a CDS encoding NAD(P)H-dependent glycerol-3-phosphate dehydrogenase, whose translation MTQLQPIAVLGGGSFGTALANLLAENGQRVLQWMRDPEQAEQMRQSGENPRYLKGVKLHCGIEPTSDLSGVLQQAELVLVALPSSALRDALQPVAAQLAGKMLISTTKGIEAKTFKLMSQILEEIAPDARIGVLSGPNLAREVADHALTATVIASEDEELCLRVQQALHGRTFRVYASADRFGVELGGALKNVYAIMSGMAAALGMGENTKSMLITRALAEMTRFAVKLGANPMTFLGLAGVGDLIVTCSSPKSRNYQVGFALGEGLSLEDAVQRLGEVAEGVNTLKVLKARAEELDVYMPLVAGLHAILFEGRTLAQVIELLMLGEPKTDVDFIPTAGF comes from the coding sequence ATGACACAGCTCCAACCCATTGCCGTACTCGGCGGCGGCAGCTTCGGCACCGCCCTGGCCAACCTGCTGGCGGAGAACGGCCAGCGCGTCCTGCAGTGGATGCGTGACCCCGAGCAGGCCGAGCAGATGCGTCAGAGTGGCGAGAACCCGCGCTATCTGAAGGGCGTCAAGCTGCATTGCGGTATCGAGCCGACCAGTGACCTGAGCGGCGTGCTGCAGCAGGCCGAGCTGGTGCTGGTCGCATTGCCTTCCAGCGCCCTGCGCGATGCCCTGCAACCGGTGGCAGCGCAGTTGGCGGGCAAGATGCTGATCAGCACCACCAAGGGCATCGAAGCCAAGACTTTCAAGCTGATGAGCCAGATTCTCGAAGAGATCGCCCCCGACGCGCGTATCGGTGTGCTGTCCGGGCCGAATCTCGCCAGGGAAGTGGCCGATCACGCCCTGACCGCCACGGTGATCGCCAGTGAAGATGAAGAACTGTGCCTGCGCGTGCAGCAGGCTCTGCATGGCAGAACCTTCCGCGTCTACGCCAGCGCCGATCGTTTCGGCGTCGAGCTCGGCGGCGCGTTGAAGAACGTCTACGCCATCATGTCCGGCATGGCGGCGGCGCTGGGCATGGGTGAGAACACCAAAAGCATGCTGATCACCCGCGCCCTGGCGGAAATGACCCGTTTCGCGGTCAAGCTCGGCGCCAACCCGATGACCTTCCTCGGCCTGGCGGGTGTCGGCGATCTGATCGTCACCTGTTCGTCACCGAAAAGCCGCAACTATCAGGTGGGCTTTGCCCTGGGCGAAGGCCTCAGTCTGGAAGACGCGGTGCAGCGCCTTGGCGAAGTCGCCGAAGGGGTCAATACGCTCAAGGTACTCAAGGCCCGTGCCGAAGAACTGGACGTGTACATGCCGCTGGTCGCTGGCCTGCATGCCATCCTCTTCGAGGGGCGTACGCTGGCTCAGGTCATCGAATTGCTGATGCTCGGTGAGCCCAAGACCGACGTCGATTTCATCCCCACTGCTGGTTTCTGA
- a CDS encoding DUF4389 domain-containing protein yields MSDEKQELERESILLRILWMVIFLIVWQLAELLLGAVVLLQLGYRLFYGAPNASLLGFGDSLSQYLAQIGRFGTFNTDEKPWPFADWPTPRAPEGETAHSIPPAPHPVRDEEPKL; encoded by the coding sequence ATGAGTGATGAAAAGCAGGAGTTGGAGCGCGAGTCGATTCTGCTGCGCATTCTGTGGATGGTGATTTTCCTCATCGTCTGGCAACTGGCCGAGCTGCTGCTCGGCGCCGTGGTGCTGCTGCAACTGGGTTACCGCCTGTTCTACGGCGCGCCGAACGCCAGCCTGCTGGGTTTTGGCGACAGCCTCAGCCAGTACCTGGCGCAGATCGGTCGTTTCGGCACCTTCAATACCGATGAAAAACCCTGGCCGTTCGCCGACTGGCCGACGCCGCGGGCGCCGGAAGGCGAGACCGCGCACAGTATCCCGCCGGCGCCACACCCTGTGCGCGACGAGGAGCCCAAGCTGTGA
- the sixA gene encoding phosphohistidine phosphatase SixA, whose translation MRLWLLRHGEAEPQAASDAARELTAHGRKEVQQAAAQLAGRPLTAIVASPYVRAQQTAELVRSELGFTGKINTVAWLTPDSDPRDALKYLDERERAEVLLVSHQPLIGALGGLLVHGHRQEPLPMRTASLAELEGDIPAAGLMELLALIHPR comes from the coding sequence GTGAGGCTATGGCTGCTGCGCCATGGTGAGGCCGAGCCGCAGGCAGCCAGTGATGCTGCCCGCGAGCTGACCGCCCATGGTCGCAAGGAAGTGCAGCAGGCCGCCGCTCAGCTCGCCGGTCGGCCCCTGACCGCCATCGTCGCCAGCCCCTACGTGCGTGCCCAGCAGACGGCCGAGCTGGTACGCAGCGAGCTGGGGTTCACCGGCAAGATAAACACCGTGGCCTGGCTGACGCCGGACAGTGATCCACGTGATGCCCTGAAGTATCTCGATGAGCGTGAGCGTGCCGAGGTGCTGCTGGTCAGCCATCAACCGCTGATCGGCGCACTGGGCGGGCTGCTGGTGCACGGTCATCGCCAGGAGCCGCTGCCCATGCGCACCGCCAGTCTGGCTGAGCTGGAAGGCGATATCCCGGCCGCCGGGCTGATGGAGCTGCTGGCGCTGATCCACCCCCGTTGA
- a CDS encoding AMP-binding protein encodes MADAIRLPLELFYEREARHPNKRYMVQPLGGGQLLELSWADVGEQARRAASWLRSRELPQGSRIAIISKNCAHWIVADLAIWMAGHVSVPLYPNLTADSMGQVLEHSEAALAFVGKLDDWASMAPGLPPGLPTVSLPLHPQGSFDYSWDDLQRSAPIQDDPKPAANQLATIIYTSGTTGTPKGVMHNFSNFGFAASNAIKLFGVGEDDRLISYLPLCHVAERMFVELASIYAGQTIFFAESLDTFLEDLKRARPTVMFGVPRIWTKFQMGVYSKMPAQKLDRLLRLPIIGRFIGRKVLAGLGLDAIRYALSGAAPVPEALLNWYRRLGMEIQEVYGMTENCGYSHVCLPGKFKQGWIGQNNPGVEVRIGEDGEVLVRSGATMQGYYKDPIKTAETLTDDGFLRTGDKGEQDAEGNLRLTGRIKEIFKTSKGKYVAPAPIENRIGEHSRIEQVCVVGDGLPQPIALCVLSDVGRQEAANDSRDELENSLKALLAEVNGRLDHHERLQGLVLVKEVWAVENGFLTPTLKIKRAVIEGTYGERFAEWQQRSEAVLWHD; translated from the coding sequence GTGGCTGATGCAATCCGTTTGCCGCTCGAGCTGTTTTACGAACGTGAAGCAAGGCACCCGAACAAACGCTACATGGTGCAACCTCTGGGGGGCGGCCAGCTGCTGGAGCTGAGCTGGGCCGACGTGGGCGAGCAGGCGCGTCGCGCAGCCAGCTGGTTGCGTAGCCGCGAGCTGCCACAGGGCAGCCGCATCGCCATCATCTCCAAGAACTGCGCGCACTGGATCGTTGCCGATCTGGCGATCTGGATGGCGGGCCACGTTTCGGTACCGCTGTATCCCAACCTCACCGCCGACTCCATGGGGCAGGTGCTGGAGCATTCCGAAGCAGCCCTGGCCTTTGTCGGCAAGCTCGATGACTGGGCCTCGATGGCACCGGGCCTGCCGCCGGGCTTGCCGACCGTCAGCCTGCCACTGCATCCGCAGGGCAGCTTCGACTACAGCTGGGATGACCTGCAGCGCAGCGCGCCGATTCAGGACGACCCCAAGCCAGCAGCCAACCAGCTGGCCACCATCATCTACACCTCCGGCACCACCGGCACGCCCAAGGGTGTGATGCACAACTTCTCCAATTTCGGTTTCGCCGCCAGCAACGCCATCAAGCTGTTCGGTGTCGGTGAAGATGATCGACTGATCTCCTACCTGCCGCTGTGCCACGTGGCCGAGCGCATGTTCGTCGAGCTGGCGTCCATCTATGCCGGGCAGACGATCTTCTTTGCCGAGAGCCTGGATACCTTCCTGGAAGACCTCAAGCGCGCGCGGCCGACCGTGATGTTCGGCGTGCCGCGCATCTGGACCAAGTTCCAGATGGGTGTGTACAGCAAGATGCCGGCGCAGAAGCTCGACCGCCTGCTGCGGCTGCCGATCATCGGCCGCTTCATTGGTCGCAAGGTACTCGCCGGCCTCGGCCTGGACGCCATTCGCTATGCGCTGTCCGGCGCCGCGCCGGTGCCCGAGGCGCTGCTCAACTGGTATCGCCGCCTGGGCATGGAGATCCAGGAGGTCTATGGCATGACCGAGAACTGTGGTTATTCCCACGTGTGTCTGCCGGGCAAGTTCAAGCAGGGCTGGATCGGCCAGAACAACCCGGGCGTCGAGGTACGTATCGGCGAGGATGGCGAAGTCCTGGTGCGCAGCGGCGCGACCATGCAGGGTTACTACAAGGACCCGATCAAGACCGCCGAGACGCTGACTGACGATGGCTTCCTGCGCACCGGCGACAAGGGCGAGCAGGACGCCGAAGGCAACCTGCGCCTCACCGGCCGCATCAAGGAAATCTTCAAGACCAGCAAGGGCAAGTATGTCGCGCCTGCGCCGATCGAAAACCGCATTGGCGAGCACTCGCGTATCGAGCAGGTGTGCGTGGTCGGCGACGGCCTGCCGCAGCCCATAGCCCTGTGCGTGCTATCCGATGTAGGGCGTCAGGAAGCGGCCAATGACAGTCGCGATGAGCTGGAGAACAGCCTCAAGGCCTTGCTCGCCGAGGTCAATGGTCGTCTCGATCATCATGAGCGGCTGCAAGGCCTGGTACTGGTCAAGGAGGTCTGGGCAGTGGAGAACGGTTTCCTGACGCCGACCCTGAAAATCAAACGCGCGGTGATCGAGGGCACTTATGGCGAGCGTTTCGCCGAGTGGCAACAGCGCAGCGAAGCCGTGCTCTGGCACGATTGA